A single genomic interval of Nostoc commune NIES-4072 harbors:
- a CDS encoding Uma2 family endonuclease encodes MSQPLATTTSVKDVNESIIFPPGDIYSDEPPLESDLHREQIDLLIRLIKWWWGDRQDFYATGNLTIYFSPNQKKSEEFRGPDFFVVLDTEKKDRKSWVVWQEDGKYPNVIIELLSDSTASVDKGLKKQIYQNTFRTPDYFWFDPNNLELQGFHIVDGQYQDIVPTESGWLWSQQLGLYLAVYLGKLRFFTPDRQLVMLPEEEANQQLEQVNQQLQQANQQLEQERQRAAILAERLRVAGIDPEQIF; translated from the coding sequence ATGTCTCAGCCCCTTGCTACCACCACTAGTGTAAAAGATGTCAATGAAAGTATAATTTTCCCACCAGGCGACATCTATAGTGACGAACCCCCTTTGGAATCTGATTTACACCGCGAACAAATTGATTTACTTATTCGCCTGATCAAATGGTGGTGGGGCGATCGTCAGGATTTTTATGCTACCGGCAACCTGACAATCTACTTCAGTCCTAACCAGAAAAAGTCAGAAGAATTTCGAGGCCCTGATTTCTTTGTAGTTTTAGATACAGAAAAAAAAGACCGGAAAAGCTGGGTTGTGTGGCAAGAAGACGGCAAATATCCCAATGTAATTATTGAGCTATTATCTGATTCCACTGCCTCGGTTGATAAAGGTTTAAAAAAACAAATATACCAGAATACATTTCGCACTCCTGATTACTTTTGGTTTGACCCAAATAACCTAGAATTACAGGGATTTCACATAGTTGATGGGCAATATCAAGACATTGTACCCACTGAGTCAGGTTGGTTGTGGAGTCAGCAATTAGGGCTGTATTTGGCAGTATATTTAGGCAAATTACGCTTTTTTACACCAGATAGGCAGCTGGTGATGTTGCCAGAGGAAGAAGCAAATCAACAGTTAGAGCAAGTAAACCAACAGTTACAGCAAGCAAATCAACAACTAGAACAAGAACGTCAACGGGCTGCAATATTGGCAGAACGCTTGCGAGTCGCAGGTATTGATCCTGAGCAAATATTCTGA
- the rsgA gene encoding small ribosomal subunit biogenesis GTPase RsgA has translation MTGENFAATGQLLGTVVAVQANFYRVHLDQEDEEMREMREMREMREQEPPLPHPPYPLLLLCTRRTRLKKIGQQVMVGDRVVVEEPDWAGGRGAIADVLPRQSELDRPAIANVNQILLVFAVADPPLEPYQLSRFLIKAESTGLDVLLCLNKSDLISPQEQQQVSDRLLGWGYEPIFLSVKDDINTDQAAKYLSNKITVIAGPSGVGKSSLINTLIDANLRVGEVSGKLARGRHTTRHIELFELPNGGMLADTPGFNQPDMDCLPEELIHYFPEARKRLAVASCRFSDCLHRDEPECVVRGDWERYEHYLEFLDDAIARQTQLHQQADPESTMKLKSKGKGQSQYEPKLESKKYRRISRKTQLQDLQELYRDEE, from the coding sequence ATGACAGGGGAAAATTTTGCTGCAACTGGACAGTTGTTGGGTACGGTGGTGGCTGTACAGGCTAATTTTTACCGAGTACATCTGGATCAAGAGGATGAAGAGATGAGGGAGATGAGGGAGATGAGGGAGATGAGGGAGCAAGAGCCTCCTCTTCCCCATCCCCCTTATCCCCTCCTTCTTCTCTGTACTCGCCGAACACGACTGAAAAAAATCGGTCAACAGGTGATGGTAGGCGATCGCGTCGTGGTAGAAGAGCCAGATTGGGCTGGAGGACGGGGTGCGATCGCTGATGTTTTACCCCGCCAAAGTGAATTGGATCGTCCAGCGATCGCTAATGTCAACCAAATCCTATTGGTATTTGCCGTTGCCGATCCACCTTTGGAACCTTATCAACTGAGTCGGTTTCTGATTAAGGCTGAGTCTACTGGCTTAGATGTACTTTTATGTTTGAATAAAAGTGATTTAATTTCACCGCAAGAACAGCAACAAGTTAGCGATCGCCTCCTTGGCTGGGGCTATGAACCAATATTTCTCAGCGTCAAAGATGATATAAATACTGACCAAGCAGCTAAATATTTGAGTAATAAAATTACTGTAATTGCTGGGCCTTCTGGGGTGGGTAAATCCAGCCTGATTAATACGCTGATTGATGCCAACCTGCGAGTGGGAGAAGTTTCTGGCAAACTAGCTCGTGGTCGTCATACGACTCGCCATATAGAATTATTTGAGTTACCTAATGGTGGAATGCTTGCAGACACTCCTGGCTTCAATCAGCCAGACATGGATTGTCTACCAGAAGAATTAATTCATTATTTCCCAGAAGCTAGAAAGCGGTTAGCAGTTGCTAGCTGTCGGTTTAGTGATTGTCTGCATCGAGACGAGCCGGAGTGTGTGGTGCGGGGAGACTGGGAACGATATGAACATTATTTAGAATTTTTGGATGATGCGATCGCTCGTCAAACTCAGCTGCACCAACAAGCCGATCCTGAATCTACGATGAAGTTAAAAAGCAAAGGCAAAGGGCAGAGTCAATACGAACCCAAGCTAGAAAGTAAAAAATATCGCCGCATTTCCCGCAAGACTCAGTTACAGGACTTGCAGGAATTATATCGGGATGAGGAATAA
- a CDS encoding sulfurtransferase TusA family protein has translation MKPSSLLTPDAQLDLRGTPCPINFVRTKLRLEKMPLGGLLEVWLDPGEPIEQVPDSLTMAGYQVEQITNCTSYFSLLVRRPVASQ, from the coding sequence ATGAAGCCCTCTTCTCTTTTAACTCCTGATGCTCAACTTGATTTACGCGGCACTCCTTGCCCAATTAATTTTGTGCGGACAAAACTACGTCTGGAAAAAATGCCATTGGGGGGTTTACTAGAAGTGTGGCTAGACCCTGGTGAGCCGATTGAGCAGGTTCCCGATAGTCTGACAATGGCAGGTTATCAGGTGGAACAAATTACAAACTGTACTAGTTATTTTTCTCTGTTAGTACGCCGTCCAGTTGCTAGCCAATGA
- the dnaJ gene encoding molecular chaperone DnaJ: protein MARDYYEILGVSRDTDKEEIKQAYRRLARKYHPDVNKEPGAEDRFKEINRAYEVLSEPETRARYDRFGPEGVSGAGSGFQDVGDMGGFADIFESIFSGFAGGMGNPTQQRRRSGPARGDDLRLDLKLDFREAIFGGEKEIRISHLENCEVCSGSGAKPGTRPRTCSTCTGSGQVRRVTRTPFGSFTQVSTCPTCNGTGMVIEDKCDACDGKGANQVTKKLKITIPAGVDNGTRLRISSEGDAGQRSGPPGDLYVYLFVNEDEEFQRDGINILSEIKLSYLQAILGCRLEVDTVDGPVELIIPAGTQPNTVMKLENRGVPRLGNPVSRGDHMLTVLIDIPTKVTPEERELLEKLAKIKGDRTGKGGLEGFLGNLFK, encoded by the coding sequence ATGGCCCGCGACTACTATGAAATCCTGGGTGTCTCTCGTGACACCGACAAAGAAGAAATCAAACAAGCCTATCGCCGTTTAGCCCGGAAGTATCACCCAGATGTGAACAAAGAACCGGGGGCGGAGGATCGCTTTAAAGAAATTAACCGCGCTTATGAGGTACTCTCAGAGCCAGAAACCCGCGCTCGTTACGATCGCTTTGGCCCAGAGGGTGTGTCAGGTGCTGGCTCAGGTTTCCAAGATGTTGGCGATATGGGTGGTTTTGCCGATATCTTTGAAAGCATTTTTAGTGGCTTTGCTGGCGGTATGGGTAATCCCACGCAACAAAGACGGCGCAGTGGGCCTGCTAGGGGTGATGACCTGCGGCTAGACCTGAAGTTAGACTTTCGGGAAGCGATATTTGGCGGGGAAAAAGAAATTCGCATTTCCCATCTAGAAAATTGTGAAGTCTGTAGCGGTTCTGGTGCTAAACCTGGAACCCGCCCCCGGACTTGTTCTACTTGTACCGGTTCGGGTCAAGTCCGCCGTGTCACCAGAACACCTTTTGGCAGTTTCACCCAAGTCTCGACTTGTCCCACCTGTAATGGGACAGGGATGGTAATTGAAGATAAGTGTGATGCTTGTGATGGTAAAGGCGCAAATCAAGTCACAAAGAAACTCAAAATTACCATTCCGGCTGGGGTGGATAATGGTACACGATTGCGGATTTCTAGTGAAGGAGATGCTGGCCAACGCAGTGGCCCTCCTGGGGATTTGTACGTTTACTTGTTCGTAAATGAGGACGAGGAATTCCAACGGGATGGCATTAATATTCTCTCGGAAATCAAACTTAGCTACCTGCAAGCGATTTTAGGTTGTCGGTTAGAGGTAGATACGGTAGATGGGCCTGTGGAATTGATCATTCCGGCTGGAACCCAGCCGAATACGGTGATGAAGTTGGAAAATCGCGGCGTACCCCGTTTGGGTAATCCCGTCAGTCGAGGGGATCACATGCTGACAGTATTAATTGATATTCCCACCAAGGTCACCCCTGAGGAGAGGGAATTATTGGAGAAGCTGGCTAAAATTAAAGGAGATCGCACTGGTAAAGGCGGTCTAGAAGGATTCTTGGGAAATTTATTTAAGTAA
- the dnaK gene encoding molecular chaperone DnaK — protein MGKVIGIDLGTTNSCVAVLEGGQPLVISNSEGGRTTPSIVGFGKSGDRLIGQLAKRQAVTNAENTIYSIKRFIGRRWDDTETERDRVPYNCIKGRDDTVDVQIRSKNYTPQELSAMILQKLKQDAESFLGEEVTQAVITVPAYFTDAQRQATKDAGTIAGLEVLRIINEPTAAALAFGLDKQDQEQLILVFDLGGGTFDVSILQLGDGVFEVKATSGNNQLGGDDFDNAIVLWMMERFQQQEKIDLSQDKMALQRLREAAEKAKIELSSMVNTSINLPFITADDTGPKHLEMELSRSKFEELALNLIEATIEPMIQALKDADLKPQNIDRIILVGGSTRIPAVQNALIKFFNGKAPDRSINPDEAVALGAAIQAGVLGGEVDNLLLLDVTPLSLGIETLGEVFTKIIERNTTIPTSKSQIFSTAVDGQTSVEIHILQGERAMSRDNKSLGKFLLAGIPPSPRGVPQIEVAFEIDVNGILKVSAQDKGTGREQSIRITNTGGLSTNEVERMRQEAELFSDEDRRRKELVELKNQADNLLFSYESTIKDNSSFIGDQMKTLASEKVSQLQAAMIDSSISTVEFKQRLDDFQQTLFAIGADVYNRANSQSDEIEETSANLSTPEVDSPMNGTLIPQFNFDFDEESTAQVDYEAID, from the coding sequence ATGGGAAAAGTTATTGGGATCGACTTAGGCACTACTAACAGTTGCGTCGCAGTTTTGGAAGGCGGTCAACCACTGGTGATCTCCAATTCTGAAGGTGGACGAACTACTCCAAGTATTGTGGGATTTGGGAAGAGTGGCGATCGCTTGATTGGTCAATTGGCAAAGCGCCAAGCCGTAACCAATGCCGAAAACACAATTTACAGTATTAAACGATTTATCGGGCGGCGTTGGGACGACACTGAAACAGAACGCGATCGCGTCCCTTACAACTGCATCAAAGGTCGAGACGATACCGTTGATGTCCAAATTCGCTCAAAAAACTACACACCACAAGAATTGTCCGCCATGATCCTGCAAAAGCTTAAGCAGGATGCAGAAAGCTTCTTGGGTGAGGAAGTTACTCAGGCAGTGATTACCGTACCAGCATATTTTACAGATGCCCAAAGACAAGCAACTAAAGATGCTGGCACAATTGCAGGATTAGAAGTCCTACGAATCATCAATGAACCAACAGCTGCGGCTTTAGCTTTCGGATTGGACAAGCAAGACCAAGAGCAGCTAATTTTAGTATTTGACTTAGGAGGCGGAACCTTCGACGTATCAATCTTGCAACTTGGGGATGGCGTTTTTGAAGTTAAGGCGACTAGCGGTAACAATCAACTGGGTGGAGACGACTTTGATAATGCGATCGTCCTTTGGATGATGGAACGCTTCCAGCAACAAGAGAAAATCGACCTTTCCCAAGATAAAATGGCACTGCAACGCCTGCGGGAAGCAGCAGAAAAGGCAAAAATTGAACTCTCCAGCATGGTGAATACATCCATCAACTTGCCGTTTATCACGGCTGATGACACGGGGCCAAAGCATCTGGAGATGGAACTTAGCCGTTCTAAATTTGAAGAACTGGCACTTAATTTAATTGAAGCCACCATTGAACCAATGATCCAAGCGCTCAAAGATGCGGATCTTAAACCACAAAATATAGATCGGATTATTTTGGTAGGTGGTTCTACCCGTATTCCCGCAGTCCAAAACGCGCTAATTAAGTTTTTCAATGGCAAAGCTCCCGATCGCTCCATCAACCCTGACGAAGCTGTAGCATTGGGAGCAGCTATCCAAGCAGGGGTGTTGGGTGGCGAAGTCGATAATCTTTTACTATTGGATGTCACTCCTCTGTCTTTGGGAATTGAAACCTTGGGTGAGGTGTTCACCAAAATTATTGAACGCAACACCACAATTCCCACCAGTAAGTCACAAATTTTTTCTACAGCAGTTGATGGGCAAACCTCGGTAGAAATTCATATCCTCCAAGGTGAACGGGCAATGTCACGAGACAACAAGAGTCTCGGCAAGTTTCTACTAGCAGGAATTCCCCCATCGCCCCGTGGTGTGCCACAAATTGAAGTAGCCTTTGAAATCGATGTCAACGGCATCCTAAAGGTTTCTGCTCAAGACAAAGGTACAGGTAGAGAACAAAGTATCAGGATTACCAATACAGGTGGTTTAAGTACCAACGAAGTTGAACGGATGCGCCAAGAGGCCGAACTGTTTTCCGACGAAGATAGAAGACGTAAAGAACTGGTTGAACTTAAAAACCAAGCAGATAATTTGTTGTTCAGTTACGAATCGACCATCAAGGATAATAGCAGCTTTATCGGCGACCAGATGAAAACTTTGGCTAGTGAAAAAGTTTCACAACTCCAAGCTGCAATGATTGACTCTAGTATTTCCACTGTGGAATTTAAGCAGCGCTTAGACGATTTCCAACAAACCTTGTTTGCAATTGGTGCTGATGTTTACAATCGAGCTAACAGCCAAAGTGATGAGATTGAAGAGACTTCAGCTAATCTCTCTACCCCAGAAGTAGACTCACCAATGAATGGCACACTAATACCACAATTTAACTTTGATTTTGACGAAGAAAGTACTGCCCAGGTTGATTATGAAGCGATAGATTAG
- the grpE gene encoding nucleotide exchange factor GrpE, whose amino-acid sequence MMDENKQINNTSQQLGEPTEVKQAMKSDSPAQMNFNESGSEVTEQVTSQTNVSGDTANLNPENSVAASEKTGVETAALAELTQQIDSLKTQLEERSTQYMRIAADFENYRKRTSKEKEELETQIKRNTILELLPVVDNFERARSHLKPQSEGEMTMHKSYQGVYKQLVDSLKRLGVSPMRPEGQEFDPNLHEAVMREPTDEHPEGTVLEELVRGYYLGDRVLRHAMVKVAAPKEDSPAASEDQSSSANS is encoded by the coding sequence ATGATGGATGAAAATAAACAGATAAACAATACAAGCCAGCAATTGGGTGAACCAACAGAGGTAAAGCAAGCAATGAAGAGTGACTCCCCAGCCCAAATGAATTTCAATGAATCTGGTAGCGAGGTGACAGAGCAAGTGACAAGCCAAACTAATGTATCGGGGGATACGGCTAATCTCAATCCAGAAAATAGCGTCGCTGCAAGTGAGAAAACTGGAGTGGAAACAGCAGCTTTGGCAGAACTGACTCAACAAATCGACTCTCTCAAAACCCAGTTAGAAGAGCGTAGTACTCAATATATGCGGATTGCCGCCGATTTTGAGAATTACCGGAAACGTACCAGCAAAGAAAAAGAAGAGTTAGAGACACAGATCAAGCGGAACACCATTCTGGAATTGCTGCCAGTGGTCGATAATTTTGAGCGGGCCCGATCGCACCTCAAACCACAATCTGAAGGCGAAATGACCATGCACAAAAGTTACCAAGGCGTTTACAAACAATTGGTAGATAGCCTGAAGCGCTTGGGTGTATCACCAATGCGTCCTGAAGGTCAAGAATTTGATCCGAACCTACACGAAGCAGTAATGCGCGAACCTACGGATGAACATCCTGAAGGAACAGTGTTAGAAGAGTTAGTGCGTGGATATTACTTGGGCGATCGCGTGCTACGCCATGCAATGGTCAAAGTAGCTGCTCCCAAGGAAGATAGCCCTGCTGCATCAGAAGATCAGTCGAGTTCAGCCAACAGTTAA